In the genome of Pelecanus crispus isolate bPelCri1 chromosome 17, bPelCri1.pri, whole genome shotgun sequence, one region contains:
- the FAM72A gene encoding protein FAM72A isoform X1, which translates to MSASSCTFEDRCVAVLCCRFCQQVLSSRGMKAVLLADTDIDLYSTDIPPSGTVDFIGSCYFTEICKCKLKNIACLKCGNIVGYHVISPCKPCLLSCNNGHFWMFHSQAVFGINRLDPSGVNVLLWGNLPDLEESTDEDTSCISEEEYIR; encoded by the exons ATGTCGGCCAGCAGCTGCACCTTCGAGGACCGGTGCGTGGCCGTGCTGTGCTGCCGCTTCTGCCAGCAGGTGCTGAGCTCGCGGGGGATGAAGGCCGTGCTGCTGGCGGACACCGACATCGACCTCTACTCCACCGACATCCCGCCCTCGGG TACTGTTGATTTCATCGGAAGCTGCTATTTTACCGAGATCTGCAAATGCAAACTGAAGAACATCGCGTGTTTAAAGTG TGGTAACATTGTCGGTTATCATGTGATTTCTCCCTGCAAACCTTGCCTGCTGTCCTGTAATAACGGCCACTTCTGGATGTTTCATAGCCAAGCGGTCTTTGGCATCAACAGACTGGACCCTTCCG GTGTGAATGTATTGCTCTGGGGCAATTTGCCAGATTTGGAGGAAAGCACAGATGAAGATACGTCCTGCATCTCTGAGGAGGAGTACAT
- the FAM72A gene encoding protein FAM72A isoform X2, whose translation MSASSCTFEDRTVDFIGSCYFTEICKCKLKNIACLKCGNIVGYHVISPCKPCLLSCNNGHFWMFHSQAVFGINRLDPSGVNVLLWGNLPDLEESTDEDTSCISEEEYIR comes from the exons ATGTCGGCCAGCAGCTGCACCTTCGAGGACCG TACTGTTGATTTCATCGGAAGCTGCTATTTTACCGAGATCTGCAAATGCAAACTGAAGAACATCGCGTGTTTAAAGTG TGGTAACATTGTCGGTTATCATGTGATTTCTCCCTGCAAACCTTGCCTGCTGTCCTGTAATAACGGCCACTTCTGGATGTTTCATAGCCAAGCGGTCTTTGGCATCAACAGACTGGACCCTTCCG GTGTGAATGTATTGCTCTGGGGCAATTTGCCAGATTTGGAGGAAAGCACAGATGAAGATACGTCCTGCATCTCTGAGGAGGAGTACAT